A stretch of Anaeromyxobacter dehalogenans 2CP-1 DNA encodes these proteins:
- a CDS encoding universal stress protein, whose translation MAERTRICCAVDFSEASRLAMIEATDLARRFDAELELVHVHELPVAAAAEMLVPPRALFELVAVDLERDIAAWRGDAQRRLGRPVRSKVLAGSPAVELLQHAREEGVDLLVVGTHGRTGLKHLVLGSVAERVVRQAPCTVVVARSKEASATARGATDPAYAEVP comes from the coding sequence ATGGCGGAACGGACGAGGATCTGCTGCGCGGTCGACTTCTCGGAGGCGTCCCGCCTCGCGATGATCGAGGCGACGGACCTCGCGCGCCGGTTCGACGCGGAGCTGGAGCTGGTGCACGTGCACGAGCTGCCGGTGGCCGCCGCGGCCGAGATGCTGGTGCCGCCCCGGGCGCTCTTCGAGCTCGTGGCGGTGGACCTCGAGCGCGACATCGCGGCCTGGCGGGGCGACGCGCAGCGCCGGCTGGGGCGCCCGGTGCGCAGCAAGGTGCTCGCGGGCAGCCCGGCGGTGGAGCTCCTGCAGCACGCGCGGGAGGAGGGCGTGGACCTGCTGGTGGTGGGCACGCACGGGCGGACCGGGCTCAAGCACCTCGTGCTCGGCTCGGTGGCGGAGCGCGTGGTGCGCCAGGCGCCCTGCACCGTGGTGGTGGCGCGGAGCAAGGAGGCGTCCGCGACCGCGCGCGGCGCGACGGATCCGGCGTACGCCGAGGTCCCCTAG
- a CDS encoding chloride channel protein, with product MSDPGPDERSPLTARALRAGMAWMTPLGGPLDLRLLGRTLLHTAVLGCVAGLVGAGFFAALELGQRLLLGGLAGYLPLRAAGELVFGREPAGPLRPWVLVLLPALGGLASGLVTAKLAPECGGGGGDATIDAYHLHGARMRARVAPVKALASVLTLATGGAGGREGPTMQIGGALGALTGRLLPTSPRERRILMVAGVAAGISAVFRTPLGAALLAVEMLYRDDFESDALVPAILASVVAYSLVASIYGEATLFGRLPAFPFVPRHLPLYALLSLLVSLGAVAFAVSLRTVARGFRRLPGPAWLRPGLGGLLMGGFATAIILLVGHLYGAEDRGIGLLGGGYGAVQAAIAGSPGMQPGWSLVVLLLGLAAAKVVAASLTIGSGGSAGDFAPALTIGGLLGAAFGHGAALVTGDPTLQPAAFVLVGMGTLYGGLAHVPLSALVLVSELAGSYDLLVPMMLSIGVAYVALRRWTLYPAQPRNQRESPAHPELRARDLLTRITVRDVAVPAEAGPAEAAARLADGLAAAGKTSRQRVLPLLGPAGAWAGLADVDAIRAAAADPHLGWAVLADVAARWTAVAPETSLARVGELLVDSGLRQLPVLEGGRVTGYVGEAEIARVFLAAIADPPAQHRAGA from the coding sequence ATGTCGGACCCCGGACCGGACGAACGAAGCCCCCTCACGGCCCGCGCGCTGCGCGCGGGCATGGCGTGGATGACGCCGCTGGGCGGCCCGCTCGACCTCCGGCTCCTGGGCCGGACGCTGCTGCACACCGCGGTGCTGGGCTGCGTGGCCGGCCTGGTGGGCGCGGGCTTCTTCGCCGCGCTCGAGCTGGGGCAGCGCCTGCTGCTGGGCGGGCTCGCCGGGTACCTGCCGCTGCGCGCCGCGGGCGAGCTGGTGTTCGGGAGGGAGCCGGCCGGCCCGCTGCGCCCCTGGGTGCTGGTGCTGCTCCCCGCGCTCGGAGGGCTGGCGAGCGGCCTGGTCACCGCGAAGCTCGCGCCCGAGTGCGGGGGCGGCGGCGGCGACGCGACCATCGACGCGTACCACCTCCACGGTGCGCGCATGCGCGCGCGGGTGGCGCCGGTGAAGGCGCTCGCCTCGGTGCTGACGCTCGCCACCGGCGGCGCGGGCGGCCGCGAGGGGCCGACCATGCAGATCGGCGGCGCGCTCGGCGCGCTCACCGGACGGCTGCTGCCGACCAGCCCGCGCGAGCGGCGCATCCTGATGGTGGCCGGGGTGGCGGCCGGCATCTCGGCGGTGTTCCGGACGCCGCTCGGCGCCGCGCTGCTCGCGGTCGAGATGCTGTACCGCGACGACTTCGAGTCCGACGCGCTCGTCCCGGCCATCCTGGCGAGCGTGGTGGCGTACTCGCTGGTCGCGTCGATCTACGGCGAGGCCACGCTGTTCGGCCGCCTGCCGGCGTTCCCGTTCGTGCCGCGCCACCTCCCGCTGTACGCGCTGCTCTCGCTGCTCGTCTCGCTCGGCGCGGTCGCGTTCGCGGTGAGCCTGCGCACGGTGGCGCGGGGGTTCCGCCGGCTGCCCGGGCCCGCCTGGCTGCGGCCGGGGCTGGGCGGGCTGCTCATGGGCGGGTTCGCCACCGCCATCATCCTGCTGGTCGGCCACCTGTACGGCGCCGAGGACCGCGGCATCGGGCTCCTGGGCGGCGGCTACGGCGCGGTGCAGGCCGCCATCGCCGGCTCCCCGGGCATGCAGCCGGGCTGGTCGCTGGTGGTCCTCCTGCTCGGCCTCGCCGCCGCGAAGGTCGTGGCGGCCTCGCTCACCATCGGCTCGGGCGGCTCCGCCGGCGACTTCGCCCCGGCGCTCACCATCGGCGGCCTGCTCGGCGCCGCGTTCGGCCACGGGGCGGCGCTGGTCACCGGCGATCCGACGCTCCAGCCGGCCGCGTTCGTGCTGGTGGGCATGGGCACGCTCTACGGCGGGCTCGCGCACGTGCCGCTGTCGGCGCTGGTGCTGGTGTCCGAGCTGGCCGGCAGCTACGACCTGCTCGTCCCGATGATGCTCTCCATCGGCGTGGCGTACGTGGCGCTGCGGCGCTGGACGCTCTACCCGGCGCAGCCGCGCAACCAGCGCGAGTCGCCGGCGCACCCCGAGCTCCGCGCGCGCGACCTGCTCACCCGCATCACGGTCAGGGACGTGGCGGTGCCGGCCGAGGCGGGGCCGGCCGAGGCGGCGGCGCGGCTCGCCGACGGGCTGGCCGCCGCGGGGAAGACCTCGCGCCAGCGCGTGCTGCCGCTGCTCGGCCCCGCCGGCGCCTGGGCGGGCCTCGCCGACGTGGACGCGATCCGCGCGGCGGCCGCCGACCCGCACCTCGGCTGGGCGGTCCTCGCCGACGTGGCGGCGCGGTGGACGGCCGTCGCGCCCGAGACCTCCCTCGCGCGCGTGGGCGAGCTGCTGGTGGACAGCGGGCTGCGCCAGCTCCCGGTGCTCGAGGGCGGCCGGGTGACGGGCTACGTCGGCGAGGCGGAGATCGCGCGGGTGTTCCTGGCGGCGATCGCCGATCCGCCCGCGCAGCATCGCGCGGGCGCGTAG
- a CDS encoding universal stress protein yields MAGWKKICCAVDFSEPSRRAMHEAAELARLMRAELTLLHVYVSPPPAATDMLVAARDLGPMIAEEVAGTLAAWRADAERLVGAPVSTHVASGQPEDEISRFAAAHATDLLVVATHGRSGLRRLVLGSVAEAVARRAPCPVLVVRGGAEAVHQDLVVEAAQVH; encoded by the coding sequence ATGGCCGGCTGGAAGAAGATCTGCTGCGCAGTCGATTTCTCGGAGCCGTCGCGCCGCGCGATGCATGAGGCGGCCGAGCTGGCCCGTCTCATGCGGGCGGAGCTGACGCTGCTGCACGTGTACGTCTCGCCGCCGCCGGCGGCGACGGACATGCTGGTCGCCGCCCGCGACCTCGGGCCGATGATCGCCGAGGAGGTGGCGGGGACGCTCGCCGCCTGGCGCGCGGACGCGGAGCGGCTCGTCGGCGCGCCGGTGTCCACGCACGTCGCCTCCGGGCAGCCGGAGGACGAGATCTCCCGCTTCGCCGCCGCGCACGCGACGGACCTCCTGGTGGTCGCGACCCACGGCCGGAGCGGCCTGCGCCGCCTCGTGCTGGGCTCGGTCGCCGAGGCGGTGGCGCGCCGCGCGCCGTGCCCGGTGCTGGTGGTGCGGGGCGGCGCCGAGGCGGTGCACCAGGACCTCGTCGTCGAGGCCGCGCAGGTCCACTGA
- a CDS encoding universal stress protein: protein MRTWHRILCAVDLSEASRATVTAAAELAHRTGAELALLHVHERLPRAAARAAALDPARLEAQAQRLGADLQRWRGVAQGLAGRPVRALLVSGGAAAEVLRAAGEGGYDLVVIGAHPRRRLGRTVGGAVAARVVREAPCPVLVAHGSAEVVEAAAAV, encoded by the coding sequence ATGCGGACGTGGCACCGGATCCTCTGCGCCGTCGATCTCAGCGAGGCGTCGCGCGCGACCGTGACGGCGGCCGCGGAGCTGGCCCACCGCACCGGTGCCGAGCTGGCGCTGCTCCACGTGCACGAGCGGCTCCCGCGGGCGGCGGCGCGCGCCGCGGCGCTCGATCCCGCGCGGCTGGAGGCGCAGGCGCAGCGGCTGGGCGCCGACCTGCAGCGCTGGCGCGGCGTCGCGCAGGGCCTGGCGGGCAGACCGGTGCGGGCGCTGCTGGTGAGCGGCGGGGCGGCGGCCGAGGTCCTCCGGGCCGCCGGCGAGGGCGGATACGACCTGGTGGTGATCGGCGCGCACCCGCGGCGGCGCCTCGGGCGCACCGTGGGCGGCGCGGTGGCCGCGCGCGTGGTGCGCGAGGCGCCGTGCCCGGTGCTGGTGGCGCACGGGTCCGCGGAGGTCGTCGAGGCGGCCGCCGCGGTCTGA
- a CDS encoding LuxR C-terminal-related transcriptional regulator has product MPHIDVEILTPFTAKYLEGRSLTPAERAEVLRLAQGFACKDSAAAANVSPETIRARRKRIYRKLDVPGSGELISELLALSLRMLAAGERIEPRPIVPAQPQDAAATSAPTLIAAR; this is encoded by the coding sequence ATGCCTCACATCGACGTCGAGATCCTCACGCCGTTCACCGCCAAGTACCTGGAGGGCCGCAGCCTGACGCCCGCCGAGCGCGCGGAGGTGCTCCGGCTGGCCCAGGGTTTCGCGTGCAAGGACTCCGCAGCCGCCGCCAACGTCTCCCCCGAGACCATCCGGGCCCGCCGCAAGCGCATCTACCGCAAGCTCGACGTCCCGGGCTCCGGTGAGCTGATCTCCGAGCTGCTGGCGCTCTCGCTCCGCATGCTCGCCGCCGGCGAGCGGATCGAGCCGCGCCCGATCGTCCCCGCGCAGCCGCAGGACGCGGCCGCCACCAGCGCGCCGACGCTCATCGCGGCCCGCTGA